In Candidatus Deferrimicrobiaceae bacterium, a genomic segment contains:
- a CDS encoding HgcAB-associated protein: MKARKTDKTGKTGENDSCCPTAGIGMCRIESMVSVDERGQLILPKEIRDKAGIKGGDKLAVVSWEKGGKVCCLSLIQVEEFTGMVKDLLGPLMGEILHKR; encoded by the coding sequence GTGAAAGCTAGGAAAACTGATAAAACTGGAAAAACGGGGGAAAACGATTCCTGCTGCCCGACGGCGGGGATCGGGATGTGCAGGATCGAGTCGATGGTGTCCGTGGACGAGCGCGGACAGCTGATTCTGCCGAAGGAGATCCGCGACAAGGCGGGGATCAAGGGAGGAGACAAGCTGGCGGTCGTCAGCTGGGAGAAGGGCGGGAAGGTTTGCTGCCTCTCCCTGATCCAGGTCGAGGAGTTCACCGGGATGGTCAAGGATCTGCTCGGCCCCCTGATGGGCGAAATACTCCACAAAAGATAA